From the genome of Thermogutta terrifontis, one region includes:
- the map gene encoding type I methionyl aminopeptidase yields MINLRSRSEILKMRKAGLVVWKALQLVKALVRPGVKTKDIDQAVEEFYRKCKAESLFKGYPGKVPFPAVTCISVNDEVVHGIPGERVIAEGDIVSVDTGCRVDGWCGDAAVTIPVGNVAPQVARLVDVTKRTLDLAIELAGKKTYWSEVAAAMQDYVRSHGFSVVEAFVGHGIGRQMHEEPQVPNFVNEFFLRRGDFRLQPGLVIAIEPMVNLGTKKVRLSRDYWTQLTADGKPSAHFEHTVAITEEGPYVLTGPLGPMDEQMGFDPEKEGCLALLEIEKQSS; encoded by the coding sequence GTGATCAATTTGCGCTCGCGAAGCGAAATCCTAAAAATGCGGAAGGCGGGGCTGGTCGTATGGAAGGCCCTCCAGCTTGTGAAGGCACTCGTGCGGCCCGGCGTGAAAACGAAAGACATTGACCAGGCCGTCGAAGAGTTTTACCGGAAGTGCAAAGCGGAGTCGCTGTTTAAAGGATACCCGGGCAAAGTACCGTTCCCCGCCGTGACGTGTATCTCGGTGAACGACGAGGTCGTTCATGGAATTCCTGGGGAGCGGGTCATCGCGGAGGGGGATATCGTCAGCGTTGATACGGGATGCCGGGTCGATGGTTGGTGTGGGGATGCCGCGGTGACAATTCCCGTTGGGAATGTGGCGCCGCAGGTGGCCAGACTGGTGGATGTGACCAAGCGGACCCTGGATCTGGCCATCGAACTGGCGGGGAAGAAGACCTACTGGAGCGAGGTGGCGGCCGCCATGCAGGACTACGTGCGAAGCCACGGCTTCAGCGTAGTCGAGGCCTTTGTCGGGCACGGAATCGGGCGGCAAATGCACGAAGAGCCCCAGGTGCCCAATTTTGTCAACGAATTTTTCCTCCGCCGGGGGGATTTTCGTCTCCAACCAGGGTTGGTGATCGCCATCGAGCCGATGGTCAATTTGGGCACCAAAAAGGTGAGACTGAGCCGTGATTACTGGACCCAACTAACGGCAGATGGAAAGCCGAGCGCCCATTTCGAGCATACCGTTGCAATCACCGAAGAAGGGCCATACGTCCTGACGGGGCCACTCGGTCCGATGGACGAGCAAATGGGGTTTGATCCTGAAAAGGAGGGGTGTCTGGCCCTTCTGGAAATCGAAAAACAATCTTCATGA
- the rpmJ gene encoding 50S ribosomal protein L36 encodes MKVRASVKRLCGNCKVVRRKGRLYIICSNPRHKQRQG; translated from the coding sequence ATGAAAGTGCGAGCAAGTGTCAAACGGCTGTGCGGTAACTGTAAGGTGGTCCGACGAAAGGGCCGCCTGTACATCATTTGCTCCAACCCACGGCACAAGCAGCGGCAGGGTTAG
- the rpsM gene encoding 30S ribosomal protein S13, with the protein MPRILGVDIPGNKPIVIALRYIYGVGPAIAKELCYKAGIDPHIRANQLREDELARLATLLDKDYVVEGQLRRQIAQNINRLKEINCYRGIRHRRGLPVRGQRTRTNARTRKGPRKTVAGKKGVKDLR; encoded by the coding sequence ATGCCAAGAATTTTGGGTGTTGATATTCCCGGGAATAAGCCAATCGTCATCGCGCTGCGGTACATCTACGGCGTTGGTCCCGCCATTGCCAAGGAGTTGTGCTATAAGGCAGGGATCGACCCACACATCCGCGCGAATCAACTGCGGGAGGATGAACTGGCCCGGCTGGCGACGCTCCTGGATAAAGACTACGTCGTTGAGGGTCAGCTTCGGCGACAGATAGCCCAGAACATCAACCGGTTGAAGGAAATTAACTGCTATCGGGGGATTCGGCATCGTCGTGGTCTGCCGGTCCGGGGACAGCGGACGCGGACGAATGCCCGGACGCGGAAAGGTCCGCGTAAGACGGTCGCCGGAAAGAAAGGCGTCAAGGACCTGCGGTGA
- the rpsK gene encoding 30S ribosomal protein S11: MPKATGKRKKVRRHVTQAIVHIKTTFNNTMVTVTDLKGETLCWASAGTCGFKGSRKSTPYAGQMAAQQAAEKAIKMGVKEVEVKVKGPGAGRESAITALQTAGLIIKSIEDVTPLPHNGCRPKKRRRV; encoded by the coding sequence GTGCCGAAGGCAACGGGTAAACGGAAAAAGGTTCGACGTCACGTCACGCAGGCCATTGTGCACATCAAGACGACTTTCAACAACACAATGGTCACGGTGACGGATCTGAAGGGAGAAACGCTGTGCTGGGCAAGCGCGGGTACCTGCGGCTTCAAGGGAAGCCGTAAAAGCACTCCTTATGCTGGCCAAATGGCGGCGCAGCAGGCCGCCGAGAAGGCCATCAAAATGGGGGTCAAAGAAGTAGAGGTCAAAGTGAAGGGCCCCGGCGCTGGCCGCGAGAGCGCGATCACCGCTCTTCAGACGGCGGGGCTGATCATCAAGTCGATCGAGGATGTGACCCCGCTGCCGCACAACGGTTGTCGGCCGAAAAAGCGGCGTCGCGTTTGA
- the rpsD gene encoding 30S ribosomal protein S4 — MARYTGPVCRLCRREGMKLFLKGTRCDTDKCAFERHKATPGMQGVLRSKPTDYALHLREKQKLKRYYGVLERQFRRYFQMATRSPTNTGEVLLSLLERRLDNIVYRLGFGLSRAQARQIVRHGHILVNGRRIDIPSYLVNPGDVITVKNRPRSLELVKRNLEERQPNVPDFLNLIPGQIPEGHVLRNPTLEDVSIPVQPQLVIEFCSR; from the coding sequence ATGGCTCGATATACGGGACCAGTGTGTCGCTTGTGCCGCCGCGAGGGCATGAAGTTGTTTCTGAAAGGAACGCGGTGCGACACCGACAAATGCGCTTTTGAACGGCACAAGGCTACTCCTGGTATGCAGGGGGTTTTGCGGAGTAAGCCTACCGACTACGCGCTGCACCTGCGGGAAAAACAGAAGCTCAAGAGGTACTACGGGGTCCTCGAGCGGCAGTTTCGCCGGTATTTCCAGATGGCCACCCGTTCGCCCACCAACACGGGTGAGGTGCTCCTGTCACTTCTGGAAAGACGGCTGGATAACATTGTTTACCGACTGGGCTTTGGACTGTCGCGGGCACAAGCCCGGCAAATCGTGCGTCACGGTCACATTCTCGTGAACGGCCGGAGGATCGATATTCCGAGTTATTTGGTGAATCCGGGCGACGTTATCACGGTCAAGAATCGGCCGCGGAGTCTCGAACTTGTCAAGCGCAATTTGGAGGAGCGGCAGCCGAACGTGCCGGATTTCCTGAACCTCATTCCCGGCCAAATCCCGGAAGGGCATGTGCTCCGTAACCCAACCCTGGAAGATGTTTCCATTCCGGTGCAGCCGCAGTTGGTGATCGAGTTCTGCTCTCGGTGA
- a CDS encoding DNA-directed RNA polymerase subunit alpha, whose amino-acid sequence MRVRWRGLELPSQVICDKSTLTDRYGKFIAEPFERGFGTTIGNSLRRILLSSLEGSAVTRVKIQGALHEITSLPGVVEDVTDIILNVKSLVVRNHSSQPRILRINRHTRGVVTAADIEPDDQVTIVNKDHVIATLTDDVPFVMEMTVENGRGYVPASEHTPQISEIGVIPVDAMFSPVVKVRYEVEETRVGQKTNYDKLTLEIWTDGSITPELALVEAAKILRKHLNPFVQYNELGPKVFTDGRSVAGLEPSQDAKLGMPITDLKLSSRTLNALELANIRTVRDLVSHTEEQLLDLRNFGETALAEVKEKLAALGLRLGMRSPATSGGAV is encoded by the coding sequence ATGCGTGTACGCTGGCGCGGGCTCGAGCTACCGAGTCAGGTCATCTGCGATAAGAGCACCCTTACGGATCGGTACGGAAAATTCATCGCCGAACCGTTCGAGAGGGGGTTTGGTACAACGATCGGCAACAGCCTGCGACGGATTCTGCTGTCCAGTCTGGAAGGGAGTGCCGTAACGCGCGTGAAGATTCAGGGCGCGCTCCACGAGATAACTTCGTTGCCGGGTGTGGTCGAGGATGTCACCGATATCATCCTGAACGTGAAGTCGTTGGTGGTTCGCAATCACAGCTCTCAGCCGCGGATTTTGCGAATCAACAGGCACACCCGAGGTGTCGTCACCGCAGCGGACATTGAGCCGGACGACCAGGTCACGATTGTGAATAAGGATCATGTGATTGCGACGCTCACCGACGACGTGCCGTTTGTGATGGAAATGACGGTGGAAAACGGCCGCGGCTATGTTCCGGCCAGCGAGCACACGCCACAGATTTCGGAGATTGGCGTGATCCCGGTGGATGCGATGTTCAGCCCGGTCGTGAAAGTTCGTTACGAAGTGGAAGAGACCCGCGTCGGCCAGAAAACAAACTACGACAAGCTGACGCTGGAAATCTGGACCGACGGGTCGATCACACCGGAGCTGGCGCTGGTGGAAGCGGCCAAGATTCTCCGCAAGCATCTCAACCCGTTTGTGCAGTATAACGAGCTCGGACCGAAGGTATTTACGGATGGGCGGAGTGTCGCCGGATTGGAACCCAGTCAGGATGCCAAGCTGGGGATGCCGATCACGGATCTCAAGCTGTCGTCGCGCACGCTGAATGCTCTGGAGCTTGCGAATATCCGAACGGTACGCGATCTGGTGTCTCACACGGAAGAGCAACTCCTGGATTTGCGGAATTTCGGTGAGACGGCTCTAGCGGAGGTCAAGGAGAAGCTGGCGGCTTTGGGATTGCGATTGGGCATGCGGTCGCCGGCGACCTCGGGAGGAGCAGTCTAA
- a CDS encoding bL17 family ribosomal protein, giving the protein MRHRKRGRYLGRSPSHRRALLRNLASALFLTEGEFIFEEEEPYVRGRIVTTLAKAKEVRPLVEKCITIAKRVLPLLEEAKRLEPTAPRNSEAWRAWRQSEAWYEWNRKMAPVVAARRRVLRLLGNNKEAMRIVFERVAPRFIDRPGGYTRIVRLAKRRVGDAGIRAILEFVGRNDRVKRRRTIKPEFESEPVLETPPSPPATQALEASQASSQPTEQSAGEQTNT; this is encoded by the coding sequence ATGCGACATAGAAAACGTGGTCGATATTTAGGACGTAGCCCGAGTCATCGACGTGCTTTGCTGCGCAACCTGGCATCGGCGTTGTTCCTCACGGAAGGCGAGTTCATCTTCGAGGAGGAAGAGCCGTACGTGAGAGGGCGAATCGTCACAACACTGGCGAAGGCGAAGGAGGTTCGCCCGCTCGTCGAAAAGTGCATTACGATAGCCAAGCGAGTGCTGCCGTTGCTCGAGGAAGCCAAGCGGCTGGAACCGACGGCGCCGCGGAACTCAGAGGCCTGGCGGGCGTGGCGGCAGAGCGAGGCCTGGTACGAATGGAATCGCAAAATGGCACCGGTCGTGGCCGCACGGCGGCGGGTGCTCCGCCTTCTCGGTAATAATAAGGAGGCGATGCGGATCGTGTTTGAACGTGTCGCGCCGCGGTTTATTGATCGGCCGGGCGGATATACGCGGATCGTGCGGCTGGCCAAGCGGCGCGTGGGCGACGCGGGAATTCGTGCGATTCTGGAGTTTGTGGGGCGAAACGATCGGGTGAAGCGCCGGCGAACGATCAAACCGGAATTTGAGTCCGAGCCGGTGCTTGAAACGCCACCCTCACCCCCGGCAACGCAGGCACTGGAAGCCTCGCAGGCATCCAGTCAACCGACCGAGCAATCCGCTGGGGAACAAACAAACACTTGA
- a CDS encoding outer membrane beta-barrel protein has protein sequence MTKKSLFGKLAAACLCFGLGAGSLQAQVYPTSWSGQNGAAGVPGCNTCSSYDGGGFLSDFFYCDPCRPTDPWKLPTPGFLERWGFEFGGWVGAGISVVANNPADNYNGVVTFNDRDQEFQMNQLNLYLERRINNGGYGWDWGGRVDVLYGTDARFTQAIDGLESDWNQTERFYQVALPQFYFDVAYNSWTLRGGHFYSPVGYEAVPVTQNFFYSHSYSHQYGQPFTHTGLLLSRSFNRLVVTAGLQRGNDQFDDTDGRNAIGFLGAVRWTSEDDRFGIGFGISADEQGIDRPITIYSLVGTWNVTSRLQWVIEHTFGESEDPQTGKSQWYGITNYLYYKFNPCWQTGLRVEWFRDEDGVRVAGIGDGNRATGPFPGDFYEISYGFNWSPHPNLRVRPEVRWDWFDANRPVSVLPYDAGDRDNQFLLGCDFIVTF, from the coding sequence ATGACTAAAAAATCCCTTTTTGGCAAACTGGCAGCCGCTTGCCTGTGTTTTGGACTGGGCGCAGGCAGCCTGCAGGCCCAAGTCTATCCAACGAGCTGGTCGGGACAGAATGGAGCGGCCGGCGTCCCGGGCTGCAACACGTGCAGCAGCTACGACGGTGGTGGATTTCTCTCCGATTTCTTCTACTGCGATCCGTGCCGGCCCACCGACCCGTGGAAACTGCCCACGCCCGGTTTTCTCGAACGGTGGGGTTTTGAGTTCGGAGGCTGGGTGGGCGCGGGCATCAGTGTCGTCGCCAATAATCCCGCCGACAATTACAACGGTGTGGTCACGTTCAACGACCGCGACCAGGAGTTCCAGATGAACCAGCTCAACCTTTATCTGGAACGGCGTATCAACAACGGCGGCTACGGCTGGGATTGGGGTGGCCGTGTGGATGTCCTCTATGGAACGGATGCTCGGTTCACCCAGGCGATTGATGGGTTGGAATCGGACTGGAACCAGACGGAACGTTTCTATCAGGTGGCTCTGCCCCAGTTCTATTTCGACGTGGCCTACAATAGCTGGACGCTGAGAGGCGGTCACTTCTATTCGCCGGTCGGCTATGAGGCGGTTCCTGTTACGCAAAACTTTTTCTATTCGCACAGTTATTCCCACCAGTACGGCCAGCCCTTCACGCATACGGGGCTTTTGCTCAGCCGGTCGTTCAATCGGCTGGTGGTCACGGCAGGGCTCCAGCGGGGTAATGATCAGTTCGACGATACCGATGGTCGGAACGCGATCGGGTTCTTAGGTGCAGTCCGCTGGACGAGCGAGGACGATCGCTTCGGGATCGGGTTTGGGATTTCCGCGGATGAACAGGGCATCGATCGGCCCATCACGATCTACAGCCTGGTCGGGACCTGGAATGTCACTTCACGACTCCAGTGGGTTATTGAGCATACCTTTGGTGAGTCCGAAGATCCGCAAACCGGGAAAAGCCAGTGGTACGGTATCACCAACTACCTGTACTACAAGTTCAATCCCTGCTGGCAGACGGGCCTGCGGGTGGAATGGTTCCGCGACGAGGACGGTGTCCGGGTAGCGGGCATTGGGGATGGAAATCGCGCGACCGGGCCGTTCCCGGGGGACTTCTATGAAATCAGCTACGGTTTCAACTGGTCGCCGCACCCCAATCTTCGCGTGCGTCCGGAAGTCCGCTGGGACTGGTTTGACGCCAACCGCCCAGTCTCTGTCCTCCCCTACGACGCAGGCGACCGCGACAACCAATTCCTGCTTGGTTGCGACTTTATCGTGACCTTCTGA
- a CDS encoding DUF4091 domain-containing protein, whose product MAPQFLRADNVFGSQSLGPELRVKEALTPFRHGSWVAVILLAMFFPVPAAGNEAVGLSLPPNGDFRAGEAEPVGWRLSGGSGRWVEKDILEVTGDGRGSNAWMAQVVLQPGARYVMTVKGRRLGASGGCAIIGPAEVNHDWTFPDTEWGEFQAAFRVPDQVTTTQFRLGQWEVRGTIQYDAVQLRPALPIYSKHGAITLGRGERIENRHYLFNALFNQYGSNDHRVLERATAGFNTSRWVISGQNEVIYHFNLPGCQFVRGRLVVNINYYTRGALSVAISRNGKAWTEIARGDKLGAVEVSLPGELLPAADLWLRLRGATSDTSLQVDSIIFEGELDKELPSVTGQTIYGILSEGSLPAGASSLGLSYLGFSENGQHLFEISLPSESSYDFRVSVNAPDGTAILQDQVLEPGRVRGSRTLGFAIPVTTCGVYRAFLTIQQHGRALGVLEIPLAVHEYHRADYGNYLAKAGPVVLWWCEADWKIARKRPAPKDAGGSSGITVMAAKGDHESVQLVLRPEDGTTLERVEVSNLQGPKGYSIDAGNVTVHRVFYHFVHTPTDPTGVVDWWPDALPPIQYPLSLSAGMNQPLWVTIRVPRNAEAGEYHGEIRLTGTGWQAVVPLQLKVWNFALPERNHLETAFGFDCWQAFRYHNVQSEEDRRRVLDLYFQSFADHRISPYNPTPLDPYRVTFDPKAEPPRAVIDFSRFDNAMEEAIRRYHFTNFMVQIQGMGGGTFHSRVEPSLAGFAESTPQYQALFSSQVRQIEEHLREKGWLHMAYVYWFDEPEPKDYEFVKAGMARLKKYAPGLARMLTEEPVEPLYGYVDIWCPISPNYDHKVAEERRQLGERFWWYICTGPKAPYCTLFIDHPATELRVWLWQTWQRRISGILVWATNYWTSSAAFPDGFQDPYDDPMSYVSGYSTPKGVKRHWGNGDGRFIYPPPEASVPGKTDHPVLSPPASSIRWEMLREGIEDYEMLWLLADLLTRYGNQLSPEERDNFAQLLEVPPQITRDMTTFTRTPDPIYQRRAQIAAAIERLMSLQK is encoded by the coding sequence ATGGCCCCTCAGTTTCTGCGTGCCGATAACGTTTTTGGTTCACAGTCTCTTGGCCCTGAACTTCGGGTGAAGGAAGCTCTAACCCCATTCCGCCACGGGAGTTGGGTCGCCGTCATTCTTCTGGCGATGTTCTTCCCAGTGCCGGCCGCTGGTAACGAAGCCGTGGGGCTTTCCCTGCCTCCCAACGGAGATTTCCGAGCGGGCGAAGCCGAACCAGTAGGATGGCGTCTGTCTGGTGGGAGCGGACGGTGGGTAGAAAAGGACATCCTCGAAGTCACCGGGGATGGCCGGGGGAGTAATGCGTGGATGGCACAGGTGGTCCTCCAACCCGGCGCGCGATATGTCATGACTGTGAAGGGGCGTCGGCTCGGCGCTTCGGGTGGTTGTGCGATCATCGGTCCGGCGGAAGTCAATCACGACTGGACGTTCCCTGATACCGAATGGGGCGAATTCCAGGCGGCCTTCCGTGTGCCGGATCAGGTGACCACCACACAGTTTCGCCTCGGTCAATGGGAGGTGCGGGGCACCATTCAATACGACGCTGTACAACTCCGACCGGCCCTGCCCATCTACAGCAAACACGGGGCGATTACCCTTGGCCGCGGGGAAAGAATCGAGAACCGGCACTATCTTTTCAACGCGTTATTCAACCAGTACGGCAGTAACGATCATCGAGTGTTGGAGCGGGCAACGGCGGGGTTCAACACATCGCGATGGGTTATTTCTGGCCAAAATGAGGTCATCTATCACTTCAATCTTCCCGGCTGTCAGTTCGTCCGGGGACGGCTCGTGGTCAACATCAACTATTACACCCGCGGTGCCCTCAGTGTCGCCATAAGCAGGAACGGAAAGGCCTGGACCGAAATCGCGCGGGGAGACAAATTGGGGGCCGTGGAAGTTTCTCTCCCGGGAGAACTTTTGCCTGCCGCCGATCTGTGGCTGAGGCTGCGGGGCGCCACTTCGGACACCTCACTGCAGGTGGACAGTATCATATTCGAGGGTGAGCTCGATAAAGAACTACCGTCTGTAACCGGCCAAACGATTTATGGTATTCTTTCCGAGGGCTCGCTACCGGCCGGTGCGTCATCTCTTGGCCTGAGTTACTTGGGCTTCTCGGAAAATGGCCAGCATCTGTTTGAAATATCTTTGCCTTCCGAGTCAAGCTATGATTTTCGCGTATCGGTGAACGCTCCGGACGGCACGGCGATCCTCCAGGACCAAGTGCTCGAACCTGGCCGGGTGAGGGGCTCGCGTACGCTGGGCTTTGCCATCCCCGTAACAACTTGCGGAGTGTACAGAGCCTTCCTGACAATTCAGCAGCACGGCCGAGCGCTGGGAGTCTTGGAGATCCCGCTGGCCGTCCACGAGTATCACCGCGCGGATTATGGAAACTACCTGGCGAAGGCCGGCCCTGTCGTCCTATGGTGGTGCGAGGCAGATTGGAAGATCGCTCGGAAGCGACCGGCCCCCAAGGACGCAGGTGGTTCGTCGGGCATCACCGTGATGGCCGCCAAAGGCGATCATGAATCCGTCCAACTGGTTCTTCGTCCGGAGGATGGCACCACACTGGAACGTGTTGAGGTCAGCAATCTTCAGGGGCCAAAAGGTTATTCCATTGATGCGGGGAACGTCACCGTCCATCGCGTCTTCTACCATTTTGTGCATACGCCCACGGACCCAACGGGAGTCGTCGATTGGTGGCCGGACGCTCTCCCCCCGATCCAGTATCCGCTATCCCTTTCTGCCGGAATGAACCAGCCATTGTGGGTCACGATTCGCGTACCCCGAAACGCCGAAGCGGGGGAATACCACGGGGAGATTCGGCTGACCGGCACGGGATGGCAGGCCGTGGTACCGCTTCAGCTCAAGGTCTGGAATTTCGCCCTGCCTGAGCGGAATCACCTTGAAACGGCGTTCGGATTCGACTGCTGGCAGGCCTTTCGGTATCACAATGTGCAAAGCGAGGAAGATCGCCGGCGTGTGCTCGACCTATACTTCCAAAGCTTTGCAGACCACCGAATTAGCCCCTACAATCCCACTCCCCTCGATCCGTACCGCGTGACATTCGACCCCAAAGCGGAACCTCCGCGAGCTGTGATCGATTTTTCCAGGTTCGACAACGCTATGGAAGAAGCCATCCGGCGGTACCATTTCACAAATTTCATGGTCCAAATTCAGGGGATGGGTGGAGGCACGTTCCACTCCCGCGTGGAACCTTCCCTGGCCGGTTTCGCGGAAAGCACTCCGCAATACCAGGCACTCTTCAGTAGCCAAGTTCGGCAGATTGAAGAGCATCTCCGCGAGAAAGGGTGGCTTCACATGGCGTATGTTTACTGGTTCGATGAGCCAGAGCCCAAGGATTACGAGTTTGTCAAAGCCGGAATGGCGCGATTGAAGAAATACGCCCCCGGCCTGGCCAGGATGCTCACCGAGGAACCGGTGGAGCCGCTTTATGGTTATGTGGACATCTGGTGCCCCATTAGCCCCAATTACGACCACAAAGTTGCTGAAGAACGTCGGCAATTGGGCGAGAGATTCTGGTGGTACATATGCACCGGCCCAAAAGCCCCGTATTGCACCCTGTTCATTGACCATCCCGCAACCGAACTGCGGGTGTGGCTTTGGCAAACCTGGCAACGGCGAATTTCTGGAATTCTCGTTTGGGCCACCAATTACTGGACTTCCTCCGCTGCCTTTCCGGACGGCTTTCAGGATCCGTACGACGATCCGATGTCATATGTCTCGGGTTATTCGACCCCTAAAGGGGTGAAACGGCATTGGGGAAATGGCGATGGCCGCTTCATCTATCCGCCTCCAGAAGCCTCGGTGCCCGGGAAAACGGACCATCCGGTGCTTTCGCCACCGGCCTCCAGTATTCGCTGGGAAATGCTCCGCGAAGGCATCGAAGACTACGAAATGCTCTGGCTGCTGGCAGATTTGCTTACCAGATATGGCAACCAATTATCCCCGGAGGAGCGAGATAACTTCGCGCAATTGCTGGAAGTCCCCCCACAGATCACCCGAGACATGACGACCTTCACGCGGACTCCCGATCCCATCTATCAACGGCGTGCGCAAATCGCTGCCGCGATTGAACGTCTCATGTCACTACAAAAGTGA
- a CDS encoding class II fructose-bisphosphate aldolase: MIVTTTELFKHAYGKYAIGAYNINNLEQAVGLFRGNLGKVKKNDEPVNENLAAPFILQISRGARSYTDKRFLEAIIRAAEEVFPEAIFAVHLDHGTEEVCYDAIDSGFYSSVMIDASHEPFEKNVEITKRVVDYAHKKGVVVEAELGQLGGVEEDVAGSVCLTDPAQAAEFVRLTGCDSLAVAIGTSHGAYKFTGKQGVRLDRLAEIQKALPPGYPLVMHGASSVPKEWVDRINAAGGKLAQTSGVNEADYLKAAKLGVCKINIDTDGRLVWCAIYRESFRDKPEDFDPRTPGKVFMAAYAEYIIHKNQVLGSAGQLKEVRSLLTARV, translated from the coding sequence ATGATCGTCACGACCACTGAACTTTTTAAGCATGCGTACGGCAAATACGCCATTGGTGCCTACAACATCAACAACCTGGAACAGGCGGTGGGACTGTTCCGCGGCAATTTGGGCAAGGTCAAAAAGAACGACGAGCCCGTCAACGAAAACCTTGCCGCCCCGTTCATTCTCCAGATTTCCCGCGGCGCGCGATCTTACACCGACAAACGCTTCCTGGAAGCGATCATCCGAGCGGCTGAGGAGGTTTTCCCGGAAGCCATCTTTGCCGTTCACCTGGATCACGGAACGGAAGAAGTCTGCTACGACGCCATCGACAGCGGTTTCTATAGCTCGGTGATGATCGACGCTTCCCACGAGCCTTTTGAGAAGAACGTCGAGATCACCAAGCGCGTGGTGGACTATGCCCACAAGAAAGGCGTCGTTGTGGAGGCCGAATTGGGCCAACTCGGCGGCGTGGAAGAAGATGTGGCGGGGAGCGTCTGCCTCACTGATCCTGCCCAGGCGGCTGAGTTTGTCCGCTTGACCGGCTGCGACTCTCTGGCGGTGGCGATTGGAACTTCCCACGGCGCTTATAAATTCACCGGCAAACAGGGAGTGCGTTTGGATCGCCTCGCGGAAATCCAGAAGGCCCTGCCGCCGGGATATCCCCTCGTGATGCATGGGGCCAGCAGTGTGCCTAAGGAATGGGTGGACCGCATCAATGCGGCTGGCGGGAAGCTTGCCCAGACCAGCGGCGTCAATGAGGCTGACTATTTGAAGGCGGCCAAGCTGGGAGTGTGCAAGATCAACATCGATACAGACGGCCGACTCGTCTGGTGTGCGATCTATCGCGAGTCCTTCCGCGATAAGCCGGAAGACTTCGATCCGCGGACGCCCGGTAAGGTATTCATGGCCGCCTATGCCGAGTACATCATCCACAAGAATCAGGTTCTCGGGTCAGCGGGTCAATTGAAAGAGGTGCGGTCTCTGTTGACGGCTCGGGTGTGA